The genomic window GCCTGTGTTCCCAGGCCAGCGCTGATTCCGTTATAAACTTCGGTTTGAGAAATAACGTCATCACTGGGGAGAATTCCGTTCGTGCCATAAAGCAGGATGGCCTCAGGGCGCCACTGGCTTTGCATGTTTCCCAACTGATATTTCAACCCGGCTTCGAAACCGGCGGAATTCACAAAACTGCCAAAACCCAGGCTAAGAGCAAGTTTTTCAAACACATACATATCCACTCCAACTCCCAGTATGCCTCCATAAGGCAAGCCATATCCCACTCCGAGCTGGATATTTCTTCCCGGCTGGAAATTAGTATGGGTTTCCTGGGCAAAAAGAGGCAGGCTTAACAGCGCCAACATTGCCACTGCGAATAATTTAGTCAATTTCATTTCTGTTCCTGTATTTTTGGAAGCCGCTTCTAGAATCCAAATCCTGATGAAAGCGAAATCCACGGTTGTTTTTATCATATCACAATTTTTAAAAAAGCCCACGGGAAAACAATAAGCCGGATTCTGTGGTCCGTGCCTTGGCTCGAACTGATGTCCATTCCTCTAGGCCCGCTCTCGCGAGAAGGCTCAAGCTGCCTACCCGGAAGCCGTAACCGCGCGGGCCGCGCTTCGTGGCTCCCCTATTTGGCATTGCACCGGATAAGGCATTCCTGGCAAGCCCTGTCACCAAGGCTTCCGGTGGTCTCTTACACCACCATTTCACCCTTGCCCGGCAAAAAAAGCTTGCGGTCTCTCAACGCCAGCCAAAAAGGAGCATGCCGAGCGGTTTGTTTCTGTGGAGCTGCTCCGCATTGCTGCGGCTTCCCGTTAGGAAGTATCCTGCCCTGCGGTGTCCGGACTTTCCTCTCTTCCCAAAAAAGGGAACAGCGGACATCTGGTTTTCCCATGGGCCAAGAGACAAGTTATGTTTTTTGGCATATTGGTCAAGGAAAAAATGGTTTTTGGGACTTGAAAATTGGACAGAGCGAAGATGTATCTCATTTTTAGACAATGAGTTGGTTATCTACCTGCTTTTTATCAGGGTTTCAGCCAGCTTAACAAAAACGCTCTGATGGACAGGAAAAACCTTAACTCAAATGGCGGACAGGATTTGCTGAACCTGGTCGATGGGAATGGCAAATCCAATGCCGATGTTTCCTCCGGTTTCTGAGACGATAAAGGTATTTATGCCAATCACTTCACCCTTCACGTTGACCAGAGGACCGCCGCTGTTTCCGGGATTAACTGCAGCATCGGTTTGAATCATGCCTCGGTAGCTGCGACCTTCCTGGGGTGCGAAACTGCGGTTTAGAGCTGAAATAACTCCCAGAGAGACAGTAGGCTTGGGGTCGCTCATCAAGAATCCATAAGGGTTTCCCAGCGCGATTGCCCATTCGCCAATCATCAGGTTTTTGGCGCTGCCAAATTTCGCGGAAGGCAGATTGCTGGCGTTGATGCGCAGTTTGGCGATGTCGTGGGTTTCATCAATGCCCAGCAAAGTGGCTTTGAATTCTCTTTTATCGGGTAGAACCACAGTGATTTCAGAGGCACCCTGAACCACATGGGCATTCGTAACTATCAGACCTGATGGGTCATAGATAACTCCGCTACCGATGCTTTCCACCTTTCGCCGCATGGGAATATCGCCAAAAAAGTCGAAAAACCCAAAACTGCGGAACTGCCTCACGACCTGAACTTTGGTAACGTTTACGCTCACCACGGCGGGTTCCACGGTTTGCACCGCAGCGGTGATTTCATTGTGTCTTTGGCTCTGGGAAACCTCGATGGGGGCTTCTTTTGCGGCGGTGGAGGGAAGCTGTCCTTTTTGGTTCAACAACACCAGTGTGATGCCGGCGTTCAGGATTAGCACCACCAGTGCCAACACGATGGCTGTGGATGTTCTCATGGGTCTATTTAAACCTTTGGATGGCAAATTCGATGCTGGCGATGCTCACCGTTGTTTCGTGACAGGGACCTTTGGGACGTTCGTTCAAAACCGCGTAAACTGGATAACTCCAAGCATCACGCAGCCCTTCCAAAAGGTCGCGATGGCAGGCCACGGCAACGATTACGTCCGGCTTGTTGTCCTCGATAAGTTTGCGCGCCAAAGAGCCTCCGGTGGCAATTGCCGACTTCACGTTTTGCTGGGTAATCAGTTTTTTCACAGTGGCGATGTCGCAACCCCCGCATTCTTCGCAATTCATGATGTCTGCGGTCACGCGCACGGTGCAGTCATCTTTTTGCAGGCAATGGGGAAGCAAGACCAAGATATTGGAATTGCGAACATCACGCTGGTCTGTCATCACCACTTCATTGTTGAAATTCAAAAATGATTCGGTCAGCGTTTCCGGATGCGAAAAAGTGATGGTGCCCAAAACACGGGAAAGCGGGAAAAACACAAAGCTGAGCATCCATTTATTGAACCGGTTCAAGTAGGGACATTTGATGCGGATATGGGTGGACATCAGAGCCAGCACCCAGCTTAAAACTGTGAACACGATGACAACCAGCAGGGCAATCATCAGGCCGCGAATAAGGTAGGAAACCGTGGCGGGTCTCTGTAAAAGGTAGTAAACCAAAATGGAATAAATCGCGCCGATAATGAGCAAACTGAGGCTCACAAAAGCGGGGAATTTTATCACAGAGAGGTAGTTGTCTTGATTTTTCATGATTCCTCCCGGGAGGGTTTTGATGTTTGAGGCAGGTCGAAACCGTCGCCATCCACAAGGCGCGCTCCAAGCTGCCAGACCCAGGCATCCATTTGTTTTTTTCCAGCGGGTCGAAGCTGGCGCAAAAGCAGGCAATTATCCTGGCAATTCACCAGCACACCTTGATTTTTAATGGTTCCGGCAAAAGTTCCGGGCTTGCCCTGCGCTTTCTGCGGATGAAGGTCTGCTGCCAAAATCTGGATGCCCTTTCCTTTCCAAAATGCCAGCGCGCCGGGTTGGGGTGAAAAAGCGCGGATGCGATTGCGAATCTCTGAGGCTGGTTTGTTCCAATCCAAAATCAGGTCTTCGCGTCCCAGTTTCGCGCTGTAAGTGGCTTCCGCATCATTTTGAGTATGCTCCGCCAGGCTTCCGGTTTCCAATAAAGGCAATATCTCCTCCAAAAGATCCGCTGAAAGCAGTGCCAGCTTGTCATGGAGGCTGCCATGGCTATCGGAATCCAGGATGGGAAGCTCTTTTTGCGCCAAAATTGGTCCGGCATCAAGGCGGGCGGTAAGGCGGAAAATTGTTGTGCCGGTAAGGTTTTCACCACAAAGCAGGGAACTTTGGATGGGCGTGGCTCCACGATGCCGGGGCAAAAGTGAAGGATGAAGATTGATGGCTTCGCGTTTTGGAAGACGGCGCAACTCACGACGAATCATTCCGCCATAAGATGCGGTCACCAGCAAATCTGGCTCCATCGCTCTTATTTTTTCAATACTTTGGGACTGATTTATATCTTCCGGTTGAAAGAGTTCCATACCTTGCTGGTTCGCGTATTCCGCTATGGGACAAGGTGTTAGCTTCAAGGAACGTCCCGCCGGGCGGTCCGGCTGACTGATCACCAGCTTCAAAAAAGCTTTTTTTTCCAGCATTTTGAGGATGGGAAGTCCAAAACTGGAACTGCCGGCAAATACC from Candidatus Cloacimonadota bacterium includes these protein-coding regions:
- a CDS encoding trypsin-like serine protease yields the protein MRTSTAIVLALVVLILNAGITLVLLNQKGQLPSTAAKEAPIEVSQSQRHNEITAAVQTVEPAVVSVNVTKVQVVRQFRSFGFFDFFGDIPMRRKVESIGSGVIYDPSGLIVTNAHVVQGASEITVVLPDKREFKATLLGIDETHDIAKLRINASNLPSAKFGSAKNLMIGEWAIALGNPYGFLMSDPKPTVSLGVISALNRSFAPQEGRSYRGMIQTDAAVNPGNSGGPLVNVKGEVIGINTFIVSETGGNIGIGFAIPIDQVQQILSAI
- a CDS encoding DUF116 domain-containing protein; the encoded protein is MKNQDNYLSVIKFPAFVSLSLLIIGAIYSILVYYLLQRPATVSYLIRGLMIALLVVIVFTVLSWVLALMSTHIRIKCPYLNRFNKWMLSFVFFPLSRVLGTITFSHPETLTESFLNFNNEVVMTDQRDVRNSNILVLLPHCLQKDDCTVRVTADIMNCEECGGCDIATVKKLITQQNVKSAIATGGSLARKLIEDNKPDVIVAVACHRDLLEGLRDAWSYPVYAVLNERPKGPCHETTVSIASIEFAIQRFK
- a CDS encoding methionyl-tRNA formyltransferase; translated protein: MRVVFAGSSSFGLPILKMLEKKAFLKLVISQPDRPAGRSLKLTPCPIAEYANQQGMELFQPEDINQSQSIEKIRAMEPDLLVTASYGGMIRRELRRLPKREAINLHPSLLPRHRGATPIQSSLLCGENLTGTTIFRLTARLDAGPILAQKELPILDSDSHGSLHDKLALLSADLLEEILPLLETGSLAEHTQNDAEATYSAKLGREDLILDWNKPASEIRNRIRAFSPQPGALAFWKGKGIQILAADLHPQKAQGKPGTFAGTIKNQGVLVNCQDNCLLLRQLRPAGKKQMDAWVWQLGARLVDGDGFDLPQTSKPSREES